The genomic window tgtaaactatcactgttggttctagccacgaacccgCAGTGATAGTATATCAAGTATCATTTGTCGATTCgtgttatgaactggcagtgataatatgtatcactaccggctcgtgttatgaaccgacagtgataatatgtATTAATATCGGCTCGTCACAGTGATAATTGATGATAGCTTATCTTAACAAATTTATAacattttcatacaaagtcggatggggaaaaactttacatgaaaattgtagccctcgacgagatctacaactatGTAGCtgaaatattttaatttgaggtcatttaaatacccaaataatcttaacaatGTTTCAGTCGTGGTCGATgacagctcatcttaaaaaaatcataactttttcatacgtagtaggatagagacaaactttatatgaatattgtagaactcgacgagatctacaactttgtagttgataacttcatcatttaagatcatttagatatctaaatagccattcaaacatTTGATCAGAAGAggtcaaaaggattgattttacTATTATACTCGAGAacgaatgagaggtgagatggttagaggggtcacgtGTACGGAGCTTCTGAGGTGAGGGTATGAGTTCGAGTCCTGGAActcatttgataaaaaaaaaaagtcagtgAGCCTTGACTGGTCAAGGACGGGCGAGCAGTGACTGGTTggttgtgaaaaaaatattttttttacctttttcgaTCCCAAAAGTATTGAATCGGGACCAACTATTACTCTCGGCTGAAGCCTTCCGCTAGCAGTTATaaccgactatcactgtcggctgaaagTTTCAGCCAACAGTGATAACTCCTTCACTGTCGGTCTGATAGTCGACACTATCATTACTAGTTGCCTGCTATCGGTTTCAAAATCGACAATAAATGCTACTTTAGAGCTGACAGTGAAGTcactttctgtagtagtggagaGACTTAATCTAGGACCTGGACTTGAACTATTAATATTAGAAAGGAAAATGCTGCCAAAAACTTGTTTATGCTACCACTGTTCAATCATTTAGTAGGAAAATAATATGTAAAAACTAGATTTCAATAACAATTTATAGTTATGTCTTTAGCTGTTGACAAGAATTTAACAAAAAGGCTTGATTATACAAATGCAAATAATAAAAGTCCAAAATGTACTTAAAAGCCTTTATTTACACAAAGATAAAAGGTTGAGAGACTCGAATAAATAAAATTGGACAAGGGCTAAATCTTACGAAGTTTAACTAAATTAGTTGGCAGCCTTACAATGCTACTTTACCTTTTTATCTACTCTTCTCTCATATTGATTGGTCTGTGGCAATGGTACGTGCTCCCAACACGAAATTCGTCGTAGATCTCACCAACTACAAAGCCAACACAAAAATGGTCTACCAAACAGTTGGAGCTTTGCATGGGAAGCACGTGATTGTTATGAAGTCGAATACGAATTACGAAATATGAAGCACAGATATTAACTTCCATGTCACGAGGAAAGTTCATTTCAACTTTACATGTCTGCCCGTTTCACGCAAAAATCTCGCATGCGGATTTTGCACGTACACAGTAAAATTTGTATACTACCTCCTCTACATGTACGTACGGAAGCTACTGTGTGTACAGTTACAACAGTCTAGCTAGCTACCAAAAGCTACATACACGTACACATGGACGACATATTTACACGTTGATGAACGGCGCGCCGGTGAGGTACTCGGTGACGGCGAGCGCGACGAGCCCGAGCATGGCGAAGCGCCCGTTCCAGAGCTCGGCGTCGGCGGTCATAAAGCCGCCGCTCCTGCCCTCAGCGCTCTCCCCTTGGAGCAGCGGCACCAGCGACGCCACGGACAGCGCCACGACCGTGTACGCGAACCACGTCAGCCCGGAGCTGCTGCCGGCCTGCGAGAGGAGACCGTCCCCGCGCGACGCCTCGACGGCGAGCGCGGACACGAAGCCGACCATGGCGAGGCGGCCGTTGATCCGCTCGGGGGCAGGGCCGCTGAACGCCAGCGCGTCCCAGAGGCCGGGGCTTGCCTTCGCCTTTGCCTTCTCCTCCGTTGGATTCTTTTCCGGCTGCAGACACGCATGCACAAGTCATCGTTAGTGCTAATCATAATTAGTGGGAATAATTTCCTACATGACGCACATGCCGGTGAGGGTTTAGTCCCGTGGGACCAACCCGCGGCCAAGGAGAGGTAAACAAACTCGATAAGTAAATCACCAGTGGATTCTTACCTCGCTCTGGGCCCTGACGACCAGGGCGCGACGGCGCGGCGCGAGCCCGGCCGCCGGAAGCCGGGCGGGGAAGCGGCCGGCACGCACGCCGGTGGCAAAGGCAGGGGAGCTCATGGGGGCCATCACCGTGGTCGCCATTGGAGTTTACGTGCACGGGTGAAGTAGATAGAGATCGAGTAGTCGAGTCGTAGCAGGAAGTGGGTCGCTGTGTTGCTTCCTTCTCTTGTGCTGCTGTTGTGCTGTGGTGGTTGGTTTCGAGTGAGGTGGCAGCTTTATAGGGGGAGGGGAGGTGACTAGCCAGCCCGTGACGAGCTTGgtagtggcggcggcggagggggccACGTCGGCGGGGCGATTCACGGCCGTAGGCTGGACAGATTGAGCTGCAGGGGTGACAGCAGGAGAGCTGGGTGATTGCGTCGCCGTCGACGTGGACGCCCAGGCCGCCGAGTAGAGATATGAGGCCGCCGCGTTCTCAGTACCGAGCTGGGTGATTGCGTCGCCATCGACGTGGACGCCCAGGCCGCCGTGCAGGCAATGCATgcagagagggagggggctAAGGTGGCTCGCTCCTTCTCCAACGAAGTGGCGGAAGATTCCAGAACACACAGGAGAGGTGTACGCATGACCGTATGAGTGTACAAGGCGACGTGCATGTCTGCCTGAGCCACGTGTTAGAGACCACATGGAAGCACGAGATGATTTTATTTGTGGCAATGATGGAAGGAAATTTACAGAATGCTTCACAGAAATATCTCTACAAGACTCTGATTTATATTGTTATTCTCTGATTTAACGGTTGACACGTATAAtcgagagaaagaaaaaggcatATAGCATGTATAAGATAGAGTTATTCTGTGAGACCTGATCCTATAGATTTTCTTTGTCAATGATTTGGGTTCACTTGAGGAATTTAGGCAGGCTCACGCGTGTTCTCTGCCGACCAGTTACGGCATGTACTTGATGATGAGGTTCTCATTTTTGTACTTCTCACCCATTTTCGCTGAGATAGAACTAGATTTCTGGAGAAGAATTTGAGAAAACTGTAGACATATAAACACCAAAAtagaacaatattttttttattcgagCCAGTATTGTGCAACCTGCGAACTCGATTGCACAATCTGCAGATTTGCTATGATAAAATAGAATCGCTCAAGCGTGTGCAACTGCATCACTATGTAGGGGTGATTCGGAAATCGCCGGAAGCTTGGTTTCGTAAAGCTGTGGTGGTGTCTTGTACTATGTAAGTGCATGTGGGCTCTGAGTGCCGCCCACAACCACGCAAAGGCTTAGGGTGGCCCACGAAAATTAGGGAGCTCAGGGAGAGGCCCATTAGCATGCTCtgattttcgtttttatttttactttcgTTGTCTTTATGCCTTTCCATCCTTTTTCTCATCGATCTAAGATTtctatctatttttaatttcgTATGTACACAACAATATAAAGAATTAACACAATAATGTTTTGAATCTAACTCAACATTTTGAAAGAACTAAAAGAACATTTTTTATAAAACCTATGCAACATTTAAAAAATACCAAATCAGTagttttgaaagtttttttacGCAAACTTGAAGGCTTTTACGAATCATTTGTGAAACAATTTGTGAAAAcctatagaaaaaaataaaacaccTTAAGTCACAACTGTAAGGACCTACATCACAATTGTATTACATATGCAACAATTTGTTTTCGATTTTTCTTAGATAATAGAATAAATCATATCCCAACTTCTACATTCGAAGATGTGTGCAGCctttttattttccattttttattattaatttaattatttaatgGAGAAACACATAACATATTGGGATacacataaaagaaaaaaagaaataaatatagtaaaaataataaataatatatgttaAGGATCCAATCTAATTTGAAATGTAATATCATAGGAAAGAAAATTGTCtttggaagaaaacaaaaaaattatcatagcAACCCTAAACTATCGCGAAATTCTGTTTTTCCTCAAGTACAATAATAGATATTGTTCCTCCCTCAACTATCAATACCAGACAACATTCCTCCCGACTCATTTCCATCTCAGTTTTGTCCCAGCTAGCACCACATCTACTCGTCACCGCTGACACACATATGCACACAACAATTTAGAGCGCAACATTTTTTGAAACCTAACTCAACATTTTGAAAGACCTTTAAGAACATCTTTTAAGACAACATTTCTAAAAAGAATCTAATGCAtaattttgaatatttttagGAACAACTGCGAGACATATGCAACATTTTAAAGAACTAATGCAACAGTTTGTGAAAACCTAATGCAAAAAACGTAATACACCTTAAACCACAATTTTAGCGGATAGTTAATTCACATATGCAACATTTTAAAGAACTAATGCAACAGTTTGTGAAAACCTAATGcaaaaaaatgtaatttttgtgattattaattaatttgttTATGGAGAAAAAAACATCTTGGGACACACataaaagaacaagaaaaataaatataataaaaatgaaAGATCAGATATGTGTTAGGGCTCCAATCTAATTTGAGACATAATATAAAAACAACGAAAATAATCTTTGGAAgataaggaaaaaataaaaaaagaccattctagaaacaagaagaagaagaaaatatccTAGCTACCCAATACATTGCATGCAGCCTTGCAGGCATATATTTGCAACTCCCATTCTATTTATGGGCTATGTGAAGTAACTATCCGCTAATGGGCCTTAGGTGGCTGACGGCCCGACTGTTAGCCTATGAATCCTACCAGCGCGCATGCgctgaattttttaatttatttatttatatatatttaatttaaaattacaaaattacaaaattatgtCGTTATTTtgtaaatttgtaaaaataggtttCTTCTGCTCATTCAGTGGGTAAGAGATAAAAATCACCCACTTAACGGTCTAAAGGCTGACGTGAATGCCAACGTGAATAGAAGGAGCTAGGGATGGAGCTTCTTGATGGCCAAAGGGGGCCATGGCCCCTCTAAATTTATATATTCTTTAAGTAAAAACTAATTATCACCACTTACTTACAAATAAATATACTAAATTAAGTATATATTTGTACGCTCGTGCCCTTACAATTTTGTTCAAGCTCCGCCACTAGAAAGCTAAGTGCCTCCCGCCATTGCCTCTCTCCCTGCTCGTGCCTGCTCTCCCTCCATTTTCTCACTCGAGTACAGAGCACAACAGCACAAGCTGCTCTCTTCTGCTCTCCCGTCTCCTCCCCTGTGAAAAATTTAtcggaaaaaaaaatcgataaaccCGATAATCCTGTTTATCGGTGGGGGTCGGTAAATTTACTTATCGGTCAaaaattttgataattttttaatttgacgTCTTTTGATTCTCGGATCCAACACGCAAACAACAAATCGTCAGTCCGCAGGCCGCAAACCGCCAGACCACTCCTTCAATCCTAATTcatttatgtgttattttttatatcaaataaTTTGGATGCAATTTACGTGATTTTCTACATAAATTGAGgcttttttcaaattttgttcgaAATTTGTTATCTACCGCTGATTCCGATAAATCCGATAATCTATTTATCGCTAATCTCTAATAAATTTTTGTCATCGATAAATTTTTTCCTCGCCCCTCAGGATTGGAACTGCAAGGAGCTCTATAACTCCTCAGGCCGCTCCTATTCCCCTCCCTCGCAGCTGAGCTCGAGCTCAGGAGTTGACGTTTCCAGCTCCGGCCGTAGTGCTTCTCCAAGCTCGTTGAACAAGTCCacagccgcagcagcagctccgaCGCCGCCCCGTTGTTCCAGCTCGCCCAGGAGCTCCCTCGAACCGTCCTACACCGATCCCCAGGCCGATATCGCCGTTTCCCCGCGCCATCCGTGCTCCCGCGCTCCTTCTCTCCCTGCGCGCCGATGGCCGAAGCAAACGCCGCTGCACTGTTCTTCGCCGCCGGCCCTATTCAAGCCATCGCCGTCGATGAGCTATGCCTCAAACGGAACCGCCATGGCGTGCTAGTGCTGCTGCTGCCCTTCGCTGGCTGAGCCGCAACGCCGTTCGCTGCCGGCGAGGCCATGCTGTGCCACCGGCCGACCTTGTACTGTGCCATGTTCGGGAGGCCGGTGAGGCCCGCGGCCGACACCTGGAGGCCTGGTGGCAGCCGAGCTGGCTGTCATCTCGCCGTGTGATTGGGTAGGAAGATAAATCGTTCACTCGGAGGGTGATTTTTTTAACCTCCACCCGCCGGCGCAGTGGCCTCCCCATCCCCTCCCGCTCCGCCCTCCGCCGCCCGCCACCACAGGCACACAATCTACCATGGCCATCGTCGCGCGTCTCCGCACCACCCCAACGTCCGCACCAGCCTCTTCACCGACCTCCGCGCCACCTCCCCTCGACCCCAGCCCTCGCCTTCCTCCCCCACCATCGTCCCCTTCCACATCCCTGACTGGGACCCacactctgcctcctcctcctccgctcccTCGCCACCGTCTCCTTCCACCTCAGCCTCcgcccgccggccgccgcctctcccCTGTCGCGTGCTACCTCCTCGACGCGCTCCGCCGTCACCAGCGCTGGGGTCTGCCCGTCGTCGCTGACCTCTCCAAACTCCGTCGCGTGCCGCCCTCCCTTGTTGCCAAGGTCCTCACCACGCGCCCCCCGTCGCCGCTGCCGCTCGCGTTCCCGTTCTTCCTCTGGGCTGGCCGCTAGAAGGGCTTCCGCCACTGCTTCCTGGCCTTCCACACCCTCGCCTCGCTCCTCTCCGCTGCAGGCCTCCCGACCGCCGCCGACCAGCTCCCCGACCTCTTGCATGCCCATGGCAAGTCCGTCTCCCACCCTCAGCTCGCCCTCCTCGCCGCGGCCACTTGCCCCGCCCTCGACGTGCTCGGGGCAGGCTCGGTCGGCGCCGGCTGCTCAAGCGCGGTCGCTaccctcggctcagggcagggCGGCACCTGCGGCTCTGGTTCGTCCTGCACGCTCGGCTCAGgtgcgggcgcgctcggctcgggagcgggagcgggcctCGGCGCCTCTGGTCGCCTCTGGTCTCCGAcggggtccttgggcggcctgaaaacagAAAAAGGTTAGTACCCTAACTTACATCCGGGCAAAAATGCTCGGGAAAACAAAGGAACTCACGTAGATTTTAGTCCGCGGTATTGCCACCGGGACTCTGGAATCTTGAAGTCCGGGCCCTGCGGCTTCAGCCCGGGGTCCgctttcctcctcttcggcggggggctctgGCCCCCGGGCTGTTGAGGGGCCACCGTGGAGCCTGCCTCTGGCGGCAGGTCTGCCCGGGCGTCTGCTGTAGCACCGCCGGCCTGGCCTTGGTCTTCGGGCTCCCGCGCCCTGGACCTGGCCTCCATCGCGAACTCCGCGCCAGATGACTGGCCGCCccagcctccctccttcgcacCGCCTGCCGCCGgccgctgccgtggaggcgatggtgatgacgaggacgaCGGCTGGGGCACGAACGCCCGGGGGCATTTTCCCTTGTCCCTCGGGGCCACCGCTCCGCTACCAGCGACACCTCTGCCGctggcctgatggctgctgcctgcagcagctccacggccggcctgcggcctgccgcccgcgGCGTCCCTGCTGTCGGTCCTCTGTGCGTCGCTCGTCTCCTCAtctaccccgggaatctggatagtcccggggttccgacGCCCCGGACGGTCGACCAGACCctaggcgtcgaactccggcagcatcgcttgcagcgccacccggcccGGGTCCGTGCAGAGTGCCAGCTGCTCCcggggcaggaccgcccgggtgAGGTCTTCAAGCCGGTCACCACCCACAGCAGGGCCGCCAACGCTCCCTCGTCCAGGTTCCCGTCCtcaccgatctgggtcctggtgatgtcgttgggacccgtgtacatccagcaaGGGCGTGCCCGTTCCCGCAGGGGCGCAAGGCGGCGGCGCAGTTAATCTGCCACCGCCATCACCGACGTTATTCCCGCCCGGCGCAGGTCGTCGATGTGGTTCAGTACCAGCCGCATCCTCACGTCCTCCGCCAGGGCCGCTTCCCAGATCGGCCTGTGGGGCttcgccgccatctccggcagcgtgaggcggtcgtgggggctgacgtcgacgtagacccagtcgcgccgccagtcttCCCACTTGCTCCACAGTATCTGCGGGATGTATAGCTCTGCCAGcacgtcccgcagccggaagttccagcagccggcgacgtccacgCCGGATGATCCTCGCCTCTTCCCGGCTggccgcaggacgaagaagtggcggaacaacgccaccgacggtggcactcccacgaacatttcgcagaagtGTGCGAAGATGGCCAGAATGACCACTGAGTTCGGACTCAGATGGACCAACTGGATGCCGAACGTGTccaggatctggaggaagaacgtgGAAAACGGGGGCACCAGCCCAGCGgcgacgaaggagacgaagacgacgatgcgctccggccggtgcgtgatgggcgggaagctcgtcggcctcaccaccgatgcctcccgctggcctttgGGCACCATGAGTTTGcggaccttctccgccccctcctcattgaCAATCCTTGACTCCGGCAGTACGCTGTCAGGCTccttgtcacggcggctgcttcctgccttCGGTATTTTttcgggggtggggagtgtgctggaaatGGTGGGGAAAGAGAGCGCTGTGGGCCGGAGGAAGAGCGAGAGCtctcgagcgcaaggaagaagaaggcaagagtatcgatcgcaagaatggcgtaaaggggcaacggttcgctcccctctcctttttatatcctagggatttcaaacgacgcctgCCGCAGCGCATTCGGCGAGACGAATTTCCTCGTTTAGCGCgggcgccaggcgaatctccctcgatccgtgcggttgccagacgcactatcctcgatctacgcggttgccacgcacgccgcccgcctcgttatcatgcgcctcgggagtcggatGGACACACGTCCGTTCGGTTCCCCACTGGGCtgtaccagaagcctgggctAGAGAGACCAGCGCCTAAAAACAAgccacgtggcatcggtgctaggatcggcctcgatgaagacaagggccccattcgcagtctctaggccatcgcctaccaatgggtcCGGGGGCtattgtcggtgacacaggaaccaggggtccccaagtcctgaggccagatcagcaggttgccacgtggcgccctcccgcagggattatctccctgaggtgcgagaagactaagtcccgggagagggtgctcggggtcatgaacagtggtacccgagttccccaatgacacgagaagaccaagtgccgggaagagagtgctcggggctgcgaacagtggcccccgagcactcaagtccctcGACGACATGAAaagccaagtgccgggaagagagtgctcggggttgcaaacagtggcccccgagcactcaagtcccccgacgacgaggaaagctaagtaccgggaagagggtgctcggggctacaaacagtggtccccaagcacccgagtcccccgaggacccaagggaagtcagttccgggagagagtgctcggggccgtgaatagtggcccccgagcactcggttccccgagggcctgagaagtcctcgccggtggcccccacagaggtccagcagtgaggtgtcagatggtgagaggcccgatgctgcatttaaaagggcgcgtggcctatcacctccaactgctccccccacgctttctgtcagtccctaccacggcctggcagggaggcgtgaggatatttaatgcatgggtcccatcgcgggacatccggcgcgcattgggataacatcgcgaagctcaacgtgccccgcctgccgccctgctgtgtcaggcctgctctaaccgggtgggcacgccgggctgctcggtggctgtctggtgggccctccccgcggctcccgttgaagaacggcatgatgacgaacaagaccggacggggcccgttttcaactctccccgtcacctcgcgcagcagcccatgatggttgctttccatttatggcgccttggaactcgcgccctccctttctaggtacgctaccgccccgacggatatttaaggcggggcgggctccccggagaggACAAGTTAAGACCAGTTGAAGTTGAAGACAGCAGCAaagacaagcacagaagctcatatcactgaagaacaaggagcccgaagctctagactagacaaatattcttgtaacccagcaagcactcaaagaaatattctcagagcatttagagcacacatacaggagtagggtgttacgctctgtgcggcccgaacctgtctaaaatcctcctgagcatttactacttcctgcacccaatccttccattccacctgcatcgcatttacgcccatttatttcacccgcaaaatagattcagaatcatgcccccggccaaatctcaaagggagtccctccggatccctgcttgaagAGTTCACCCTCAGAcaggtgcagttttggcttattgcatatGCACTTCACCTCATGAGGCCCAAGTTGATATTGATGCATGATGTCTCCTGcactataccctgaagcatacctatgatgacacatgacctcgaattcattATTGGCTAGGTCGTAGATTCTCGTCCGATGAAACTGTATCTTATTCCTcattctggatatgatttcctccaccttaggtgcgaaccacGTGCTGCAATTCGAAAtagcattaccacggtctcaaAAGTAGTATGatgttctatagaatgtgagctcaatgatggcacataatgggaggccccgtactccctttaggacattgttgaacgtctccgctatgttcgttgtcatgatggtatacctaacatgggatacaatatttttagaatgcctatttgcataagaaagggtaCAATACGACAATTTAAATTCTATATGCTAACTTGGCACCATGAATGTTATAGATTAGGGCCCAACACATCATCGGCTTttccgctatccactggctaaacgtagcacgtaAATGACTAACGATAGTTTTTTCCCTAACCATTTGCGTTCGCTGATGGCCCTCTTATGCTTGTTGATCTGCCATCATTTTGTGAGTGGTATCATTTAGCTCTCTCAATATCTCGTTGAATTTCGCATGTTGGTTCTGCAAACACAGCCCTTTGAATATCTTTACAAGAGACAtgttgtggtaccttgtgtacaggttcgctcCAAAGTGTCGCATGCATCATCTTCTCTCTACATCAGACCATGCAAtagagtagtttgtgctatcatgcaacaCGTCCAACGCATACAGAAGGCCTTTGTTGcagtctgagatgatgcaaactcattccaTGTTGACCATGACATGTGTCCTCACCAAAGTGAGTGTTGTAACTATTTCTAGCTACATCACCAATGGATTCAATCCGGGCAAAGGGAGAGGAGTGGAGCTGGGAGGAATCAACCCCTACCCTTACCCCTtaggtcctttatataggtggggGAGGAGAGGTGAAACTTCCTCTTCAATCCTTGGTgtggtacaaatattacaaggagGCCTTTGGGCTTTTACATGGGCTGCCTTTctacacgaacttccttgcaaGCCTGGGcctttcccccaacagtagtcCCTCAGCTGTAAGTTCCGATGGGACAGCGGAGCGAACAGCTATAACTAGGAAAGGGCCCAGGTTTATTGCTAACATGTACGCCTCGCTAAAAACTCCATCCCAAAAACCCAATGG from Phragmites australis chromosome 14, lpPhrAust1.1, whole genome shotgun sequence includes these protein-coding regions:
- the LOC133890525 gene encoding low molecular mass early light-inducible protein HV60, chloroplastic-like, with the protein product MATTVMAPMSSPAFATGVRAGRFPARLPAAGLAPRRRALVVRAQSEPEKNPTEEKAKAKASPGLWDALAFSGPAPERINGRLAMVGFVSALAVEASRGDGLLSQAGSSSGLTWFAYTVVALSVASLVPLLQGESAEGRSGGFMTADAELWNGRFAMLGLVALAVTEYLTGAPFINV